The Streptomyces sp. NBC_01197 genome window below encodes:
- the asnB gene encoding asparagine synthase (glutamine-hydrolyzing) — protein sequence MCGITGWVSYRRDLTAHRETVDAMTETMSCRGPDAQGAWLTPRAALGHRRLAVIDLPGGAQPMEARTEDGTVAMVYSGEAYNYVELREELRRHGHRFETDSDTEVVLRGYLQWGEELAAKLNGMYAFAIWDPRTEKLVMIRDRMGIKPFYFYETDDGVLFGSEPKAILANPLAPAVVGRDGLREIFSFAKTPGFAIWEGMRELKPGHVAVLDRNGLREHAYWQLEATEHTDSRQATVAHVRELLEDIIARQLVADVPRCSLLSGGLDSSAMTALAAEQLGEHGETVRSFAVDFPDQAKNFRAMDISPTQDTPFVHAVREHINCDHSDIMLDGAALSDPAVRRAAVGARDLPVGLGDRDNSLYLLFAAVRQHSTVALSGESADEVFGGYPWFHDERREAQTFPWLAGESPIDLTGALSDDLANTLDLDSYLHDSYSSALAEAPLKEGESGLEKRMRQVCYLHLSRMVQSLLDRKDRMSMAVGLEVRVPFCDHRLVQYVFNTSWSMKTFDGREKSILREATRDLLPDSVVQRKKSGYPGSFDPNYVAAIQAQTSDLLASRHSALDLCHRTRLQEAAEADGATITTRQRSHLERALDLATWFDLHKPVINLS from the coding sequence GTGTGCGGCATAACTGGATGGGTTTCCTACCGACGCGACCTGACGGCCCATCGCGAGACCGTCGACGCCATGACCGAGACGATGTCCTGCCGTGGCCCTGACGCTCAGGGCGCCTGGCTGACACCGCGGGCCGCTCTCGGGCATCGCCGACTCGCCGTCATCGACCTCCCCGGCGGCGCCCAGCCGATGGAGGCGCGGACTGAGGACGGCACGGTCGCGATGGTGTACTCCGGCGAGGCGTACAACTACGTCGAGCTGCGCGAGGAACTGCGCCGCCACGGACACCGCTTCGAGACCGATTCCGACACCGAAGTCGTGCTGCGGGGCTACCTCCAGTGGGGCGAGGAGCTGGCCGCCAAACTAAACGGTATGTACGCGTTCGCGATCTGGGACCCGCGGACGGAGAAGCTGGTCATGATCCGTGACCGGATGGGCATCAAGCCCTTCTACTTCTACGAGACCGACGACGGCGTGCTGTTCGGCTCGGAGCCCAAGGCCATCCTGGCCAACCCACTGGCTCCGGCTGTCGTGGGGCGGGACGGGCTGCGGGAGATCTTCTCGTTCGCCAAGACCCCAGGGTTCGCGATATGGGAGGGCATGCGGGAGCTGAAGCCCGGTCATGTGGCGGTTCTGGACCGCAACGGCCTGCGCGAGCACGCCTACTGGCAGCTGGAAGCCACCGAGCACACCGACAGCCGGCAGGCCACCGTCGCGCATGTGCGGGAACTGCTGGAGGACATCATCGCCCGGCAGCTCGTGGCGGACGTGCCCCGCTGCTCCCTGCTCTCCGGAGGGCTCGACTCCTCCGCGATGACCGCTCTGGCGGCCGAGCAGCTCGGCGAACACGGCGAGACCGTACGCAGTTTCGCCGTCGACTTCCCGGACCAGGCGAAGAACTTCCGGGCCATGGACATCAGTCCGACCCAGGACACCCCCTTCGTGCACGCGGTCAGGGAACACATCAACTGCGACCACAGCGACATCATGCTGGACGGTGCCGCTCTGTCCGACCCGGCGGTACGGCGGGCGGCCGTCGGCGCACGCGACCTGCCGGTCGGGCTCGGCGACCGCGACAACTCCCTCTACCTGCTGTTCGCGGCGGTCCGCCAACACTCCACGGTCGCCCTGTCGGGGGAGTCCGCCGACGAGGTCTTCGGCGGCTATCCGTGGTTCCATGACGAGCGACGTGAGGCGCAGACCTTCCCCTGGCTGGCCGGAGAATCTCCGATCGACCTGACGGGCGCTCTGTCCGACGACCTCGCGAACACTCTGGATCTCGACTCCTACCTGCACGACAGCTACTCGTCCGCCCTCGCGGAGGCCCCCCTCAAAGAGGGAGAAAGCGGCCTGGAGAAGCGGATGCGGCAGGTCTGTTACTTGCACTTGAGCCGTATGGTGCAGTCCCTCCTGGACCGGAAGGACAGGATGAGCATGGCTGTGGGGCTCGAGGTCCGGGTGCCGTTCTGCGACCACAGGCTGGTGCAGTACGTGTTCAACACCTCGTGGTCGATGAAGACGTTCGACGGGCGGGAGAAGAGCATCCTGCGCGAGGCCACGCGCGACCTGCTGCCGGACTCGGTGGTGCAGCGCAAGAAGAGCGGCTACCCCGGCAGCTTCGACCCGAACTACGTGGCGGCCATCCAGGCGCAGACCTCCGACCTGCTTGCCTCCCGCCACTCCGCCCTGGACCTGTGCCACCGTACGCGGCTCCAGGAGGCCGCCGAGGCCGACGGTGCGACCATTACCACTCGCCAGCGTTCCCACCTGGAGAGGGCGCTCGACCTGGCCACCTGGTTCGACCTGCACAAGCCGGTCATCAACCTGAGCTGA
- a CDS encoding cytochrome P450 — protein sequence MVSAWVLSANHDPALNPDEPERFLLDRPARRHLSFGHGVHYCLGAPLARIEAAAAVRAVVRRFARLTVLAPVEFHPLPTLSIRRLVLAGRAHGA from the coding sequence CTGGTCTCGGCGTGGGTCCTGTCCGCCAACCACGACCCGGCGCTGAACCCGGACGAGCCGGAACGGTTCCTGCTGGACCGGCCGGCCCGCCGTCACCTCTCCTTCGGACACGGCGTGCACTACTGCCTCGGCGCCCCGCTGGCCCGGATCGAGGCGGCCGCCGCGGTGCGCGCGGTCGTCCGGCGGTTCGCCCGGCTGACGGTGCTCGCCCCGGTGGAGTTCCACCCGCTGCCCACGCTCTCCATCCGGCGGCTCGTGCTCGCGGGGCGGGCCCATGGAGCCTGA
- a CDS encoding HEAT repeat domain-containing protein: MRNAAALEIGKQREIECGNSLVDALWREPDFFVRETMTWAVTRLKEATRPAVLAAITVDQSPEVRVQACTSSASSPTPRRQTPFCPISRTRTSWSHARPAGRSAASGSPGRSPHLIALLGDQVREEERNALTDDVAAFGSAAVPALVCALGSDDRVVRRHAADILCYIGHPDAEDAAEALGAAVEDPESLVAVAALMALGELHGDVARQMVETAREAEDGKIKGIAERLAVKQRRAALRSRRTGSVMEGRVTGREFRSPVSVA; the protein is encoded by the coding sequence GTGCGCAATGCAGCGGCGCTGGAGATCGGGAAACAGCGCGAGATCGAGTGTGGGAATTCGCTGGTCGACGCGTTGTGGCGGGAGCCGGACTTCTTCGTGCGGGAGACCATGACCTGGGCGGTGACCCGGCTGAAGGAGGCCACCCGTCCGGCCGTGCTCGCCGCCATCACGGTGGACCAGTCGCCGGAAGTACGGGTCCAGGCCTGCACGTCGTCAGCAAGTTCGCCAACCCCGAGACGGCAGACGCCGTTCTGCCCCATATCTCGGACCCGGACGAGCTGGTCGCACGCAAGGCCCGCTGGGCGCTCGGCCGCATCCGGGAGCCCCGGGCGGTCCCCGCACCTGATCGCGCTGCTCGGCGACCAGGTGCGCGAGGAAGAACGCAACGCCCTGACCGACGACGTGGCGGCGTTCGGCTCCGCTGCCGTTCCGGCGCTGGTCTGCGCACTCGGGTCGGACGACCGGGTCGTGCGGCGGCACGCGGCGGACATCCTGTGTTACATCGGGCACCCGGATGCGGAGGACGCCGCGGAGGCACTGGGCGCCGCGGTGGAGGACCCGGAGTCGCTGGTGGCCGTGGCAGCGCTGATGGCTCTTGGTGAGCTGCACGGCGATGTGGCCCGGCAGATGGTGGAAACCGCGCGGGAGGCGGAGGACGGCAAGATCAAGGGGATCGCCGAGCGGCTGGCCGTCAAGCAGCGCCGGGCCGCCCTGCGGAGCCGTCGGACGGGCTCCGTGATGGAAGGGCGCGTGACCGGCCGTGAATTCCGGTCACCGGTTTCCGTCGCGTGA
- the coaD gene encoding pantetheine-phosphate adenylyltransferase codes for MRALFPGSFDPVTQGHQDVLRRAALLFDEVVVCVMFNSNKTGRFPITERLDRLRAAAAELSNVTVDSHTGGLLVDYCRRAGIDVVIRGVRDVHDLDYEMPMARMNNELAGVETFFIAADPSLARISSTLVTAMSQQGRIPNDDMSELLPAGEGRARARKTANGFTPEG; via the coding sequence ATGCGAGCCCTCTTCCCAGGATCCTTCGACCCGGTCACTCAAGGACACCAGGACGTTCTCCGCCGCGCAGCCCTCCTGTTCGACGAGGTAGTCGTCTGCGTGATGTTCAATTCGAACAAGACCGGCCGCTTCCCCATCACCGAACGACTCGACCGGCTCCGCGCGGCAGCAGCTGAGCTGAGCAACGTCACGGTCGACTCCCACACCGGCGGCCTGCTGGTCGACTACTGCCGCCGAGCGGGAATCGACGTCGTCATCCGCGGAGTCCGCGACGTGCACGACTTGGACTACGAAATGCCGATGGCCCGCATGAACAACGAACTGGCCGGGGTCGAAACGTTCTTCATCGCTGCCGACCCCTCCCTGGCCCGCATCTCCTCCACCCTCGTCACCGCGATGAGTCAACAGGGCCGTATCCCGAACGATGATATGAGCGAGCTTCTTCCAGCAGGTGAGGGGAGAGCGAGGGCGAGGAAGACGGCGAATGGGTTCACCCCGGAGGGATGA